One genomic region from Salinicola endophyticus encodes:
- a CDS encoding isovaleryl-CoA dehydrogenase: MHAPYTELDFGLDDELNMLREQVNAFARDEIAPRAAQIDHDNAFPADLWQKFGDMGLLGITVSEEDGGSGMGYLAHCIAMEEISRASASVGLSYGAHANLCVNQIKLNATAEQKAKYLPKLISGEHVGALAMSEPGAGSDVVSMSLRADRHGDHYVLNGNKMWITNGPDADVLVVYAKTDPEAGAKGITAFLIEKGFAGFSTAQKLDKLGMRGSNTCELVFEDCQVPAENVLGEENRGVRVLMSGLDYERTVLAAGPIGIMQACLDVVVPYVHERKQFGQAIGEFQLIQGKLADMYTTLNACRAYLYAVAGACDRGRVSRKDAAGVILYCAEKATQMALDAIQLLGGNGYINEYPTGRLLRDAKLYEIGAGTSEIRRMLIGRELFSESA; the protein is encoded by the coding sequence ATGCACGCCCCCTACACCGAGCTCGATTTCGGCCTCGACGACGAGTTGAACATGCTGCGCGAACAGGTCAACGCCTTCGCCCGCGACGAGATCGCTCCGCGCGCGGCCCAGATCGACCACGACAACGCCTTCCCCGCGGACCTGTGGCAGAAGTTCGGCGACATGGGGCTGCTCGGCATCACCGTCAGCGAAGAAGACGGCGGCAGCGGCATGGGCTACCTGGCGCACTGCATCGCCATGGAGGAGATCTCCCGGGCCAGCGCCTCGGTGGGGCTCTCCTACGGCGCCCACGCCAATCTCTGCGTCAATCAGATCAAGCTCAACGCCACGGCCGAGCAGAAGGCCAAGTACCTGCCCAAGCTGATCAGCGGCGAGCACGTGGGGGCGCTGGCGATGTCCGAACCCGGCGCCGGCTCGGATGTGGTCTCGATGAGCCTGCGCGCCGACAGGCATGGCGACCACTACGTGCTCAACGGCAACAAGATGTGGATCACCAACGGCCCCGACGCCGACGTGCTGGTGGTCTACGCCAAGACCGACCCCGAAGCCGGCGCCAAGGGCATCACCGCCTTTCTGATCGAGAAGGGGTTCGCCGGTTTCTCCACCGCGCAGAAGCTCGACAAGCTGGGCATGCGCGGCTCCAACACCTGCGAGCTGGTGTTCGAGGATTGCCAGGTACCGGCGGAGAACGTGCTGGGCGAGGAGAACCGCGGCGTGCGCGTGCTGATGAGCGGGCTCGACTACGAGCGCACGGTGCTCGCCGCCGGCCCGATCGGGATCATGCAGGCGTGTCTGGACGTGGTGGTGCCCTACGTCCACGAGCGCAAGCAGTTCGGCCAGGCGATCGGCGAGTTCCAGCTGATCCAGGGCAAGCTCGCCGACATGTACACCACGCTCAACGCCTGCCGCGCCTATCTCTACGCCGTGGCCGGCGCCTGCGACCGCGGCCGGGTCAGCCGCAAGGACGCCGCCGGGGTGATCCTCTACTGCGCCGAAAAGGCGACCCAGATGGCGCTGGATGCCATCCAGCTGCTCGGCGGCAACGGCTATATCAACGAGTACCCCACCGGGCGGCTGCTGCGTGACGCCAAGCTCTACGAGATCGGCGCCGGCACCAGCGAGATTCGGCGGATGCTGATTGGCCGAGAATTGTTCTCCGAATCGGCATAG
- a CDS encoding carboxyl transferase domain-containing protein: protein MAILSSQINPRAEAFQANAQALRAEVDKLHALSAEIARGGGDKARARHESRGKLFVRERIDQLLDEGAAFLEIGALAAHEVYDTPVPAAGVVAGIGRVSGVECVIVANDATVKGGTYFPLTVKKHLRAQEIARKHRLPCLYLVDSGGAYLPEQDEVFPDHDDFGRIFYNQATLSAAGIPQIAVVMGSCTAGGAYVPAMADESIIVRNQGTIFLGGPPLVKAATGETISAEDLGGADVHARISGVVDHYAENDAHALQLARRAVSRLNWRKRGELALRESRPPRLDPSELYGIVGTDLRKPYDVREVIGRLVDDSDFDEFKRYYGDTLVTGFAHWCGHPVGIVANNGVLFSESAQKGAHFIELCAQRQIPLIFLQNITGFMVGSKYEQEGIAKHGAKLVTAVACAKVPKFTVLIGGSFGAGNYGMCGRAYDPNLLFMWPNARISVMGGEQAANVLAQVKREQMERDGSDWPEDEEAAFKAPIREQYERQGHPYYASARLWDDGVIDPLQTRDVIGLALSAAMNAEIQETRFGVFRM, encoded by the coding sequence ATGGCCATACTGAGTAGCCAGATAAACCCCCGCGCCGAGGCCTTCCAGGCCAACGCCCAGGCGCTGCGGGCGGAGGTCGACAAGCTCCACGCGCTGAGCGCCGAGATCGCCCGGGGCGGCGGCGACAAGGCCCGCGCCCGGCACGAGTCCCGCGGCAAGCTGTTCGTGCGCGAGCGCATCGACCAGCTGCTCGACGAGGGCGCGGCCTTTCTCGAGATCGGCGCGCTGGCGGCCCACGAGGTCTACGACACCCCGGTGCCCGCCGCCGGCGTGGTCGCCGGCATCGGCCGGGTCAGCGGCGTGGAGTGCGTGATCGTCGCCAACGACGCCACGGTCAAGGGCGGCACCTACTTCCCGCTGACGGTGAAGAAGCACCTGCGCGCCCAGGAGATCGCCCGCAAGCACCGCCTGCCCTGCCTCTACCTGGTCGACTCCGGCGGCGCCTACCTGCCGGAGCAGGACGAGGTCTTTCCCGACCACGACGACTTCGGCCGCATCTTCTACAACCAGGCCACGCTCTCCGCCGCCGGCATCCCGCAGATCGCGGTGGTGATGGGCTCGTGCACCGCCGGCGGCGCCTACGTGCCGGCGATGGCCGATGAATCGATCATCGTGCGCAACCAGGGCACCATCTTTCTCGGCGGCCCGCCGCTGGTGAAAGCCGCCACCGGTGAGACCATCAGCGCCGAGGATCTCGGCGGCGCGGACGTGCACGCACGGATCAGCGGCGTGGTCGACCACTATGCCGAGAACGACGCCCATGCGCTGCAGCTCGCCCGCCGCGCGGTCTCCCGGCTCAACTGGCGCAAGCGCGGCGAACTGGCGCTGCGCGAATCCCGCCCGCCGCGGCTCGACCCTTCGGAGCTCTACGGCATCGTCGGCACCGACCTGCGCAAGCCGTATGACGTGCGCGAGGTGATCGGGCGGCTAGTGGACGACTCCGACTTCGACGAGTTCAAGCGCTATTACGGCGACACCCTGGTCACCGGCTTCGCCCACTGGTGCGGCCATCCGGTGGGTATCGTCGCCAACAACGGTGTGCTGTTCTCGGAGTCCGCACAGAAGGGCGCGCACTTCATCGAACTCTGCGCCCAGCGCCAGATCCCGCTGATTTTCCTACAGAACATCACCGGCTTCATGGTCGGCTCCAAGTACGAGCAAGAGGGCATCGCCAAGCACGGCGCCAAGCTGGTCACCGCCGTGGCCTGCGCCAAGGTGCCCAAGTTCACCGTGTTGATCGGCGGCAGCTTCGGCGCCGGCAACTACGGCATGTGCGGCCGCGCCTATGACCCCAACCTGCTGTTCATGTGGCCCAACGCGCGCATCTCGGTGATGGGCGGCGAACAGGCGGCCAACGTGCTGGCGCAGGTGAAACGGGAGCAGATGGAGCGCGACGGCAGCGACTGGCCGGAAGACGAGGAAGCCGCCTTCAAGGCGCCGATTCGCGAACAGTATGAGCGCCAGGGGCACCCGTACTACGCCAGCGCCCGGCTGTGGGACGACGGCGTGATCGACCCGTTGCAGACCCGCGATGTGATCGGCCTGGCACTCTCCGCCGCAATGAACGCAGAGATACAAGAGACGCGTTTCGGCGTCTTCAGGATGTAA